The genomic region ACTGGGGATTGCCCCAGGGCTTTACCTGACCCCATGGCCATTCCTGGTGAGTTGGTCTATCCCTTGAATGGGTCCAGGGATCCAGAAAGTTGGAACAACGTTCCGGGAATACCATCAAGTGTCACGCCTCCTTGTTCATTTTGGGGCTCCTTCATTTTGacctagctgagccaccagtccAGTGACTCAAGGGGCCAGCGTGGTTGGAATCTCACTGGGGCCtccagaaatgttgcagaaaccagtactcgaaaaccaagcaccacactcagagagttggagaactccaGTTCATTACACTGGTGGGCCCAGAGGAATTAAccctccaagctctgagccccaaacaaaGGGGTACAAGAGTTTTCATACAGGCATGATTAAGCGGGTTTGCAGGTTTGCAGTTGCTAGGGCGATTGCAAAGAGCAAGACAAgtgtgagtgagataagctccagttcccaGTATTGTGAACCCCATTTTTTAGACCTACCTGATATGGattttgcaaggagcaagcagaGTCACAGAGGAAGAAGGAGCAGGAAAAAATTGAACTTTTTCTCTTGACTATCACAAATTTCCTTGAAAATAAACCAGGGAGAGCAACGAAACTCACGTTAAAAATGTATGTGCctagacgctcagtcatgtctgaatccttGTGACCGtttggactgtagctcagcaggcgcctctgtccatgagattttgcaggcaagaatactggagtggaatgccatttcctcctccagggatcctcctgacccagggatcaagcccaggtctcttaggactcctgcattggcacttaGATTCTTTAGTCCTACTGCCACCTTGGAAGTCCAAAAGTGTGTATGGGAATGGAGAAATATCTGTGAAAATGATGTCTTAATTCATATCTCATGATCACCAAAGGAAATAATGGTCTGTGTTAAGTAATAAGTGAGTAACTACAGCCTGAGAAAAAATACCTGTGGCCTGAACGTTGAGAGTTAGGTTCTATTTGGTGGGAGTGTTAGGACTTGAGCCCAGGAGACGGTGTGTCAGGTGACCCCAAGCCAGATGACGCTGAGGAAGCAAGGCAGGAGCCACACTATGTACAAGTTTGTAGGAAGGGCAGGTAAGCTGAATGTTAAAGGTGACAATTAACATAAAGGAAGAACATCTCTCACATGAAGAGATTTATTGATCTTCTTTGTATGGGAAGATGGAAGCACCTGAACTTATTGAAATggttcctttcatatgcatctagctatctggggccaatccttCTTCCTTGACTCTTCACATCCTGATTCTAAGAAGACAACAGAGGACTAGAGATTTTGacagcatcaccatctcaatggacatgactttgagcaaagtcCAGTAGATGGTGAAGGAAGGGGAAACCTGGCATGGTGTAATCCctgggtctcaaaaagttggacacgactgagtgactgaacaacaacaaacatagaGACCGAAGCCTATCATACCCCGACTTCTGAATGGATGAGGGGGCTCCCTGATCATTAATTCACACCCTCTATGAATCAGTCTATTCAAGGACCAAAGTCTGAGCAACAGTGGTGGATGGCAgtctctcaccccaccccacccccacccgccccgcTCGTCAGCACTTACCAAATGGGAAATAACTGGTGGCTTCTGAATCGCAGCCTTTGTTTCACCTAGGCTCAGAgacctgcatttagaaaaggtttCTTTAGTGTTAGAGTCAAAATTGTCGCATAAAcgccaataacctcagatatacagatgataccactctactggcagacagtgaagaggaattaaagagcctcttggaaCTAATATGGGAGAgaagccatataaatgtgatgtatgtggcaaggCCTTTAATCAGTCTGCACATCTTGCAGTTCatcggagaattcatactggagagaaaccatataaatgcgatgtatgtggcaaaggctttagtgaAACTTCAAGCCTTGCAGTTCAttggagaattcatactggagagaaaccatataaatgtcatGTATGTGGCAAGTCCTTTAGTTCAAATTCAAGCCTTGCAGTTCGTTGGAGAATTCATACTCGatagaaaccatataaatgtgatgtgtgtggcaaGGCGTTAACTCATACTGGACATCTTGctgttcatcagagagttcatactggagagaaaccatatcaatgtgatgtatgtggcaaaggctttagtgaAACTTCAAGCCTTGCAGTTCatcggagaattcatactggagagaagtcaTATAAATGTCATGTATGCGGCAAGTCCTTTAGTTCAAATTCAAGCCTTGCAATTCAttggagaattcatactggagagaaaccatataaatgtgatgtatgtggcaaggCCTTTAGTCAGTCTACACATCTTGCAGTTCAtaggagaattcatactggagggaaaccatataaatgtgatgtgtgcGGCAAGTCCTTTAGTTCAAATTCAAGCCTTGCAGTTCatcggagaattcatactggagagaaaccatataaatgtgatgtatgtggcaaaggctttagtgtaactTCAAGCCTTGCAGTTCatcggagaattcatactggagagaagccatataaatgtgatgtgtgtggcaaGGCGTTTACTCGTACTGGACATCTTGTtgttcatcagagagttcatactggagagaaatcttaaaaatgtgaTGTGTGGGGCAAGATATTTATTCGTACTGGACACCTTGCTGTTTATtggagagttcatactggagagaaaccatataattGTGGTATATGTGGCAAGCCTTTCAGCCTAAGTTCAAGCCTTGCTGTTCAttagagagttcatactggagggAAGctatataaatgtgatgtatgtggcaaaggctttagtgaAACTTCAAGCCTTGCCTTTCATtggcgaattcatactggagagaaaccttataaatgtcatGTATGTGGCAAGGCCTTTAATCAATCTATAAGACTTGCACTtcaccagagaattcatactggagagaagacatacaaatgcaATGTATGTGACAAGGCATTTAGTCATACTGGAAGCCATACTGTTCGTGGGAGAGTTCATACTGGGGTGAAACCGTATAAATGTGATGCATGTGGCAAGACTTTCAGAGTAACTTCACACCTTGCTGTTCATTTGAGAgtacatactggagagaaacaatataaatgtgatatatgtgGCAAGGCCTTTAATGAAGCTGCAATGCTTGCAGTTCATCGGAGATTCCATAAGGGAGacaaaccatataaatgtgatatatgtgGCAGAGCCTTTAGTCAAGATGCAAACCTTActgttcatcagagagttcatactggcgtgaaaccatataaatgtgacaTATGTGACAAACTTCAAGCCTTGCAGTTcatcagaaaattcatactggaaagaaattatataaatgtgatgtgtggCGGCAAGGACTTTAATCAGACTGCAAAACTTGTtcttcatcagagaattcatactggagagaaaccatgtatatgtgatgtatgtggcaaggCGTTTGTTTGTACTGTTAACCTTGGtattcatcagagagttcatacgggagagaaaccagataaaTGAGGTATATGTGGCAGGGCTTTCAGTGTGAATGCAAACTTTGCagttcatcagagaattcatactggacaGAATGTTAGAAATATAAGAATTGTGACAAACCATTTAGGCACAGTCATCCATAACATCATCAGGCAGTTCAGacaggagagaaaccatataaatatgATATATCTGGCTGGTGCTTTACTTGAAATGATGAACTTAGAatccatcagagaattcatactaaaGAGAAACATTAGAAATGTGACAGTTGtgagaaacattttattaaaaaaaatttttttgttagtATATATTACTACAGTTTATTAAATAATGACACAAGATTTATGCCACATTTTccaataatgtttaaataaagagttcaaaatataAAGGCTTATGAAAACTTTTATAGTCTTTATATAACAATAAACACTATTTCTGGTGTAtgaataaatactaaataaataaataaagagcctcttgatgaaagtgaatgaggtgagtgaaaaagctggtttaaaactcattATTAAAATCTACGATCAccacatctggtcctatcacttcatagcaaatagagggaaaaagtggaaacagtgacagattttctgttttggggctctaaagtcactgtggacggtcactgcagccatgaaatcaaaagatgcttgcctcttgaaaagaaagctatgacaaacttagacagtgtattgaaaagcaaaaacatcaatTGCTAACATCCATCTAGTCTAAactatggtctttccaatagtcatttgagatttgtaccataaagaaggcagggcacctaagaactgatgctttcacattgtggtgctggagaagactctggagagtcccttggacagcaaggagatcaaactagccaGTCctcatgaaggaggaaacagacagaacaggctccatcttgaaagcaggagtCCATCTTGGGTCGggctgtggactttgagctatatgctcAGTATCTATTGAAATGACACAGCAATGGAACACCAGACCCCCGGATGATggagcctcaggacttgtaccTAGACTGTCCATCGCCTAAAAGAAtgtgctaattatctctgtaacagaacaaagtcatAAATCCCATCATGCTTATCAGGGTATGACCGcaggcctattgataaatgtCCAGTGCTTAACTATCCAGGCTTATGACAcctgaatcatgggttaactttaatcgtttctctcttttaccttgtccagactagtttcaaggaatttggggaggtggattTGAGCATGTACACTTCAGGTATATAAAGGTTTTGCAAAAACCGGTCGCTGTccctggctaagaggagactctgccttgggcccactggAATAATAAAGTGCATCCCAGTATCTGCACTGTCCTTCTCACTGAGTTTGTTTCCTGAAACATGTGGCTACAACactaaaggatatcaatcctgaatattcacctctaggactgacactgaagctaaattccagtattttggcctccTGGTGtggagagttgactcactggaaaagaccctactgctgggaaagatttatggcaggaggagaaggtgacgacagaggatgagatggttgtttggcatcaccgactcaatgggaaaagtttcagcaagctctggcagatggtgaaggacagggaccccTGGCGAGCtgaagtccatgggcttgcaaaaagtcggatactactgagcaactgaacaactcacATACGtttatgactactgaaaaaaccatagctatatttgctgaaaacaaactgtcatattgtaaaaataataatttctgtaGTCATCACTGCATTTCCCAAAGTCCCTAAAATCCAAACACCAAATCACATCGCAATGGGAGTGAGGATGGGAGTGACTCCCCATGCTGATCTCTCactaaaagaatattttcaacagTTGAAAGTATGCATGTTGAGAATTCATGATGCTCCAAAGAAAGTGAGGATGCAGACAGTGGAGAAAAGGCTCTGGGACACAAGGAAGTAGGCTAAAGGGCAGGTCTTCACTATTATaagaagaaatggggaaaaaaaaaaaaaaatgataacaaatGCCCCAGGAAGAAAAATTAGGAGCAGAAAGCTAAACGATTGCATATTCTCATTGCAGGcattttagaaggaaaagaagatgcaGTCCCAGACCAAGGACAGGATATTTCGTgagaagttgccatttcctcctcttttttctccttctctgtctcctctggggaTGTTATGCTGCAAACGCACTTCTGAGTTTTGAGAAAGTACATTGGAGGGCATCAGCACAGCTCTTTAAACTGCAACCACTGCTCCTACAGACAGAAGGACCTTAAAAGCTGAGAAGACCGACCTCTCCTCTCCTCAAGAAAAATCACTTCCTACTTGGAGACCAGCCTATGAACCAAGTTCTTGATTGTTCTCTCCCCATAGAGAGCTCCTAATGCTCTGCTAACACGGACGATGTGAGCTGACTGACTTTCCCGGTCCAAATCCAGCTAGACCAACTCTGCGACCTCTCCTTGGACTAAAACTGGGCCTAAGCTCTCACAAATGGAGCCACGTCCTTAACCTGGGACTCCCCTTAGAATCCCCTGGAGCACTTCCTACCCACCACACTGACCAACACAGAACTCTGTGGGGAGGGCATCAGTCAGGTCATTTACGAGGCTGGTCACATGATCCTGATGGGAAACCAGATGCAAACCTCTCACCTAAATATTCTTTCTGAACCATTTCAGTGAATAGAAATCCCCGGTGGTCAGGTCCCCATGCTAAGAACTTGTGAATCTGCAGGTCTTCAGTGGGGCCATGAATGGAGTCATCAGCAAATTCCGTTTATTCTGATGTTTCTTCCCCCAAACCAACGTTCAGGAGTCCTGAGCTCAAGGCCTCACACTCATCGTACCTGAGACCCCTCTGTAGGGGAGGATTTAGGGAGGGAATTCCTGAGAGAGGTCAAAGCTAGAATCAGGCAAAGAAAACATGAGTACATGCAGTTCAGCTTTTATAAGTTACCCTGGGTGAAGTGCTCTGGGCTCCCTAAGCTGAGTGTGGATTAATCCGTTTAAACCAAGGAAAGGATTCTGGTGAGCTCTGTGAGGGTACTgcaaggttgttgctgaaccacaaagacgccgggattctttgCCTCCagtggagaagaattcaatccagggccagagacaaggcttgactGGTTAGAACTTTTGTGtaatagttttattaaagtataaaagagatagagaaagcttttgacatagacatcaaatgggggcagaaagagtgccccct from Muntiacus reevesi chromosome 2, mMunRee1.1, whole genome shotgun sequence harbors:
- the LOC136157644 gene encoding zinc finger protein 239-like, with the protein product MGEKPYKCDVCGKAFNQSAHLAVHRRIHTGEKPYKCDVCGKGFSETSSLAVHWRIHTGEKPYKCHVCGKSFSSNSNLAVHQRVHTGEKPYQCDVCGKGFSETSSLAVHRRIHTGEKSYKCHVCGKSFSSNSSLAIHWRIHTGEKPYKCDVCGKAFSQSTHLAVHRRIHTGGKPYKCDVCGKSFSSNSSLAVHRRIHTGEKPYKCDLDQLCDLSLD